The following proteins are co-located in the Marispirochaeta aestuarii genome:
- a CDS encoding RnfABCDGE type electron transport complex subunit D, with the protein MAKINSVIQKQPIMLKVVYALIPLVIASVYFYGWRSLAILAFVNVVGFLSEYIFVRGGKQKVSSAVFVTNFLFALSLPPTIPFWIAGVGIAFGVIFGKMVFGGFGRNVFNPAISGRAFIYASFGYHLSSRFVQPVGGALGGFVAWQPAVDTVSQATPLIDLAAGKAVPFMDLFIGSTAGSLGETSAVLIIITGLILMIQKTASWHIVVPGILGFLGMQSILFFSGVEGAIPPHYALFAGSILYGMMYMATDPVSSAQTTNLGRWIYGAFIGILTVLIRTFSIWPEGITFAILLANMFAPLLNYTIVETRKRKKAKAEGAA; encoded by the coding sequence ATGGCAAAAATAAATAGCGTTATTCAGAAGCAGCCGATAATGCTCAAGGTTGTCTATGCCCTGATACCGCTGGTGATCGCTTCGGTCTATTTTTACGGCTGGCGATCCCTTGCGATTCTGGCGTTTGTAAATGTTGTTGGTTTTCTATCGGAGTACATCTTTGTCAGGGGAGGGAAGCAGAAGGTCTCTTCTGCGGTCTTTGTGACCAACTTCCTTTTTGCCCTCTCCCTTCCCCCCACAATCCCTTTCTGGATTGCCGGGGTGGGCATAGCCTTCGGAGTAATCTTCGGAAAGATGGTTTTCGGCGGTTTCGGGCGCAATGTATTCAATCCCGCGATTTCCGGCAGGGCGTTTATCTACGCAAGCTTCGGATATCACCTCTCCTCACGCTTTGTGCAGCCCGTAGGAGGAGCCCTTGGAGGCTTTGTCGCCTGGCAGCCTGCGGTCGATACGGTATCCCAGGCTACACCGCTGATTGATCTTGCAGCGGGAAAAGCAGTCCCCTTTATGGATCTTTTCATCGGTTCCACCGCCGGGTCTCTGGGAGAAACCTCCGCTGTGCTGATCATAATAACCGGTCTGATTCTGATGATACAGAAGACTGCCTCCTGGCATATTGTGGTGCCGGGGATTCTCGGTTTTCTTGGCATGCAGAGCATCCTCTTCTTCTCCGGGGTCGAGGGGGCCATTCCTCCCCACTACGCGCTGTTCGCCGGCAGTATTCTCTATGGAATGATGTACATGGCGACCGACCCCGTTTCGTCGGCGCAGACAACCAACCTGGGCCGTTGGATTTACGGGGCTTTTATCGGGATTCTCACAGTTCTTATACGTACCTTTTCCATCTGGCCGGAGGGAATCACCTTCGCCATTCTTCTTGCCAACATGTTTGCCCCCCTTCTAAACTATACAATAGTTGAAACCCGGAAGCGGAAGAAGGCCAAAGCAGAAGGAGCAGCGTAA
- a CDS encoding pyridoxamine 5'-phosphate oxidase family protein: MTKSAFMQELENMLDIAKTAVLATVSADGSPAMRWMTPSVIRGRAGALYAVTSRTFAKSEHLAKNAQVQWLLQSKSLDKIITVNGKVNIIENSAMKAEVLEAIGPRLPVFWRVNPDPANLVVLETVVTEGTVFIPMRGEKDTVKFN; encoded by the coding sequence ATGACAAAATCGGCTTTTATGCAGGAACTTGAAAACATGCTGGATATCGCAAAGACTGCGGTCCTTGCAACGGTCAGCGCAGACGGGTCGCCGGCAATGCGCTGGATGACGCCCTCGGTAATTCGCGGTCGTGCCGGGGCCCTCTATGCGGTCACCTCCCGCACCTTCGCAAAAAGCGAACATCTGGCAAAAAACGCACAGGTTCAGTGGCTGCTGCAGAGCAAATCCCTGGACAAAATCATTACCGTCAACGGCAAGGTCAACATAATCGAAAACTCAGCCATGAAAGCGGAGGTCCTTGAAGCTATCGGGCCACGGCTCCCGGTTTTCTGGCGTGTCAATCCGGATCCCGCGAATCTGGTGGTACTGGAAACAGTTGTGACAGAGGGCACCGTATTCATTCCCATGCGGGGCGAAAAGGATACGGTAAAATTCAATTAA
- the pdhA gene encoding pyruvate dehydrogenase (acetyl-transferring) E1 component subunit alpha, giving the protein MSLVKKYGKETTLSLLQSMLLMRRFEEKAGQMYGLRKIGGFCHLYIGQEAVAAGTIGALDLKSDYIIGGYRDHGHALAVGMDPKAIMAELYGKATGCSKGKGGSMHMYSAEKHMLGGNGIVGSQIPVGTGVAWKIKYMEENGVVLCYFGDGAIHQGAFHESLNLAKIHDLPIIYIVENNQYGMGTDFKRVSAVHDLAQMGYAYDIPGKQLNGMQVMEVYDEFVNAVKSIREKPHPLFYEIKTYRYRGHSMSDPAKYRTPEELEEYKQQDPISILLKQMQEEKLITEKEYKKMDNDIKAICDEAVDFAEKSPEPELSALYEDVFAEA; this is encoded by the coding sequence ATGAGTCTGGTAAAAAAATACGGAAAAGAGACGACCCTTTCCCTGCTTCAAAGCATGCTTTTGATGCGACGCTTCGAAGAAAAAGCGGGTCAGATGTACGGTCTGCGAAAAATCGGCGGCTTCTGTCACCTGTATATCGGCCAGGAAGCAGTTGCTGCGGGGACAATCGGAGCACTGGATTTAAAAAGTGATTATATCATAGGCGGCTACCGCGACCATGGCCACGCCCTCGCAGTGGGGATGGACCCCAAGGCGATCATGGCGGAGCTCTACGGCAAGGCCACGGGCTGTTCAAAGGGCAAAGGCGGCTCCATGCACATGTATTCCGCGGAAAAGCATATGCTCGGAGGAAACGGGATTGTGGGCAGCCAGATTCCCGTCGGCACAGGGGTAGCCTGGAAAATCAAGTACATGGAAGAAAATGGAGTGGTCCTCTGCTATTTCGGCGACGGGGCCATACACCAGGGCGCGTTTCACGAAAGCCTCAACCTTGCAAAGATCCACGACCTGCCCATCATCTACATAGTGGAGAACAACCAGTACGGCATGGGCACCGATTTCAAGCGGGTCTCCGCGGTTCATGATCTGGCTCAGATGGGTTATGCCTACGATATACCCGGCAAGCAGCTTAACGGTATGCAGGTCATGGAGGTCTATGATGAGTTTGTAAACGCCGTCAAAAGCATCCGGGAAAAACCCCATCCCCTTTTCTACGAAATCAAGACCTATCGCTACCGGGGACATTCCATGAGCGATCCGGCGAAGTACCGAACACCCGAGGAACTTGAAGAATACAAACAGCAGGACCCGATATCCATACTCCTCAAACAGATGCAGGAAGAAAAACTCATCACCGAGAAGGAGTACAAGAAGATGGACAACGATATCAAGGCTATCTGCGACGAGGCGGTGGATTTTGCGGAAAAGAGTCCCGAACCCGAGCTTTCCGCGCTTTACGAAGACGTCTTCGCTGAAGCATGA
- a CDS encoding pyruvate dehydrogenase complex E1 component subunit beta, whose translation MPVITFREALRQAMDEEMARDDRVFLLGEEVAQYNGAYKVTQGLWEKYGDKRVVDTPITEEGFTGLGVGAAMVGLRPIVEWMTLNFALMAYDQVVSNAAKTRYMSGGQFKLPMVMRGPNGPAEYLAAQHSQALQSIFAHIPGLKVVSPSTPYDAKGLLKTSIRDDNPVIFLEGELMYAWKGEVPEEEYLIPLGKADVKREGSDVSLVSYGKPMRVTLEAAEKLEKEGINAEVIDLRSIKPLDEEAVYASVRKTHCCVIVEESWPFASVGSHLGWLISRNAFDYLDAPVEMVASEEVPMPYNHKLELAVQPQVPKIVAAAKKVLYLDN comes from the coding sequence ATGCCGGTAATTACATTCAGAGAAGCATTACGACAAGCCATGGACGAGGAGATGGCCCGGGACGATCGGGTCTTTCTGCTGGGAGAAGAAGTCGCCCAGTACAACGGCGCCTACAAGGTAACCCAGGGCTTGTGGGAAAAATACGGAGATAAACGTGTCGTCGACACGCCGATAACCGAGGAAGGCTTTACCGGCCTCGGGGTAGGTGCAGCCATGGTGGGGCTACGGCCCATTGTTGAGTGGATGACCTTAAATTTTGCCCTGATGGCCTATGACCAGGTGGTATCCAATGCCGCCAAAACGCGATATATGTCCGGCGGTCAGTTCAAACTGCCTATGGTCATGCGGGGCCCCAATGGTCCGGCTGAATATCTGGCCGCCCAGCACTCCCAGGCGCTTCAGTCCATATTTGCCCATATTCCCGGGCTCAAGGTTGTATCTCCCTCTACCCCCTACGACGCCAAGGGCCTGTTGAAAACCTCGATCAGGGACGACAACCCGGTAATCTTTCTCGAAGGAGAACTGATGTATGCCTGGAAGGGAGAAGTGCCCGAGGAGGAGTACCTGATACCCCTGGGAAAGGCTGATGTAAAGCGGGAAGGCAGCGACGTTAGCCTCGTGAGTTACGGAAAGCCGATGCGGGTAACCCTGGAGGCGGCGGAGAAACTCGAAAAGGAAGGAATAAATGCGGAGGTAATCGATCTTCGCAGCATAAAACCCCTCGACGAGGAAGCCGTTTACGCTTCGGTACGCAAGACCCACTGCTGTGTGATTGTCGAGGAGTCCTGGCCCTTCGCGTCGGTGGGTTCCCACCTTGGATGGCTGATTTCCAGGAATGCCTTTGATTATCTGGACGCCCCGGTTGAGATGGTGGCCTCGGAGGAGGTCCCCATGCCCTACAACCATAAGCTTGAGCTCGCAGTACAACCCCAGGTACCGAAGATTGTCGCCGCCGCCAAAAAGGTCCTCTACCTGGACAACTGA